The Streptococcus viridans genome includes a window with the following:
- the pcfG gene encoding lantibiotic protection ABC transporter permease PcfG: protein MMNILKSEFYKLKHTWIPFAHFILPVLYALIFYGAATMTSLKNFSDMDIIKNYFVLLGAVLPIICGVITSKVVDMEASAGRFQVLLSTTKSRSKAYGGKLIMLLLSFLFSISLAVFIFAMLFGNQGTMAWLIELLLVFIGCLSTYMIHLWVSIMLGGGASIGLGFVETLIALLSITNLGENIWYFLPCTWASRLSATYIVGSELAGSSYLIKEFTMWGYVAIPITVVIFTGSLLWFNRWGGKSISE from the coding sequence ATGATGAATATATTGAAATCAGAGTTTTATAAATTGAAGCATACATGGATTCCGTTTGCTCACTTTATCTTACCTGTTTTATATGCTCTAATATTTTATGGGGCAGCAACTATGACAAGTCTAAAAAATTTTTCTGATATGGATATCATAAAAAATTATTTTGTACTTTTAGGAGCGGTATTACCAATAATCTGTGGTGTTATTACATCTAAGGTTGTTGACATGGAAGCCAGTGCGGGACGATTTCAAGTGCTTCTATCAACTACAAAATCCAGAAGCAAGGCTTATGGTGGAAAACTTATAATGCTCTTATTGAGTTTCCTATTTTCTATAAGTTTAGCAGTTTTTATATTTGCAATGCTATTTGGTAATCAAGGGACTATGGCTTGGTTAATTGAATTATTATTAGTTTTTATAGGATGTTTATCTACATATATGATTCATTTGTGGGTATCAATTATGTTAGGTGGTGGTGCATCTATTGGATTGGGATTTGTAGAAACATTGATTGCTTTACTTTCAATAACCAATTTAGGTGAAAACATCTGGTATTTTTTACCTTGTACTTGGGCATCGAGATTATCTGCAACATATATTGTTGGAAGTGAATTGGCTGGTAGCTCATATTTAATTAAAGAGTTTACCATGTGGGGATATGTAGCAATACCTATTACAGTAGTCATTTTTACTGGCTCTTTATTATGGTTCAATAGGTGGGGTGGAAAGTCAATCAGTGAATAA
- a CDS encoding sensor histidine kinase, whose product MELIRKGQSLKIVFLKYLMTVGVGLGCAIVLALLTFTAFYSVGLILPANHTENLLQENKYKILNKIDFDEALIPKGASYMFLSPDGEVIKTNMDEAIQLKAKNFHNHEGFSTPYSSFIEFKRNDGYVLIHYSLEPHYNNDWMEKYFPSVDLLLIFLLIIFFLMSAFVATLIWAKRITRQLSPMLEASDKIANQELDFEIGSSNIKEFNDVLNSLDIMKKALSDSLRENWIKEENKRSQISALMHDLKTPVSIVQGNAELLKVTDLTDEQKDYVEYIIKNSTRISDYTKALMEMNQSIKLNSLNLKKVKVSEIIERVSEIAREITLIHDRTISKSINCEDSNVMIDVQLFERVIQNIFSNAIQYSPDKSNIELLIMTTDNILSISVIDEGPGFSNEDLKRGTEQFYRGDKSRHSATNYGLGLYNSWKIMLLHNGRIILENNSNKHGACVKLELPLL is encoded by the coding sequence ATGGAATTAATTAGAAAAGGACAATCGCTCAAAATAGTATTTCTTAAATACTTAATGACTGTTGGAGTTGGTTTAGGATGTGCCATCGTACTAGCTTTATTAACTTTTACAGCGTTTTATAGTGTTGGTTTGATTCTTCCGGCTAACCATACAGAAAATTTATTACAAGAAAATAAATATAAAATTTTAAATAAAATAGACTTTGATGAAGCATTGATACCTAAAGGAGCTAGCTATATGTTTTTATCGCCAGATGGTGAAGTGATAAAAACTAATATGGATGAAGCTATTCAACTGAAAGCTAAGAATTTTCACAATCATGAGGGATTTTCAACTCCATATTCTTCATTTATAGAATTTAAAAGGAATGATGGATATGTATTAATCCATTATTCACTAGAGCCACACTACAATAATGATTGGATGGAAAAATATTTCCCTAGTGTAGATTTACTATTAATATTTTTATTAATCATTTTCTTTTTAATGAGTGCATTTGTGGCTACTCTAATCTGGGCAAAACGAATAACAAGGCAATTATCGCCAATGCTAGAGGCATCAGATAAAATCGCCAACCAAGAATTAGACTTTGAAATAGGAAGTTCAAATATCAAAGAATTTAATGATGTCTTAAATAGCCTTGATATAATGAAAAAAGCCTTAAGTGATTCATTAAGAGAAAATTGGATTAAAGAAGAGAATAAGAGAAGTCAGATATCGGCATTAATGCATGACTTAAAAACTCCGGTTTCTATTGTCCAAGGTAATGCTGAATTGTTAAAGGTAACTGATCTAACTGATGAACAAAAAGATTATGTAGAGTACATTATAAAAAATTCAACACGTATATCAGATTATACAAAAGCTCTGATGGAGATGAATCAGTCAATTAAATTAAACTCGTTGAATTTAAAAAAAGTAAAGGTGTCAGAAATAATCGAAAGAGTTAGTGAAATAGCGAGAGAGATTACACTAATACATGACCGTACTATATCTAAATCTATTAATTGTGAAGATTCAAATGTAATGATAGATGTACAATTATTTGAAAGAGTCATTCAAAATATATTTAGTAATGCTATTCAATATTCACCAGACAAATCCAACATTGAATTACTAATAATGACTACAGATAATATACTTTCAATATCTGTGATAGACGAAGGCCCAGGATTTTCTAATGAGGATTTAAAACGAGGAACGGAGCAATTTTACCGTGGAGATAAAAGTAGACATTCAGCTACAAACTATGGTTTAGGTTTATATAATTCTTGGAAAATAATGTTATTACATAATGGACGCATCATATTAGAAAACAACTCGAATAAACATGGTGCATGTGTAAAGTTAGAATTACCATTACTATAA
- the xerS gene encoding tyrosine recombinase XerS, with product MKREILLERIDKLKQVMPWYVLEYYQSKLAVPYSFTTLYEYLKEYDRFFTWVLESGISDADTMANIPLDVLEHMTKKDMESFILYLRERPLLNANTTKNGVSQTTINRTLSALSSLYKYLTEEVENEQGEPYFYRNVMKKVATKKKKETLAARAENIKQKLFLGDETEGFLNYIDQEYPQTLSNRALSSFNKNKERDLAIIALLLASGVRLSEAVNLDLRDLNLKMMVIDVTRKGGKRDSVNVAAFAKPYLEQYLAIRDKRYKTEKTDTALFLTLYRGVPNRIDASSVEKMVAKYSEDFKVRVTPHKLRHTLATRLYDATKSQVLVSHQLGHASTQVTDLYTHIVNDEQKNALDSL from the coding sequence ATGAAACGCGAGATTTTATTAGAACGGATTGATAAACTCAAACAAGTCATGCCTTGGTACGTCTTAGAATATTACCAATCAAAACTGGCCGTTCCATACAGTTTTACGACCTTATACGAATACTTAAAGGAATACGATCGATTTTTCACCTGGGTCTTGGAATCTGGTATATCAGATGCTGACACCATGGCCAATATTCCCTTAGACGTTCTAGAGCACATGACCAAGAAAGACATGGAATCCTTTATCCTTTACTTACGTGAACGTCCTCTGCTCAATGCCAATACGACGAAAAACGGGGTTTCTCAAACAACCATTAACCGTACCCTTTCTGCACTTTCTAGTCTTTATAAGTATTTGACTGAGGAAGTTGAAAATGAGCAAGGGGAACCTTATTTCTACCGTAATGTCATGAAGAAGGTTGCGACCAAGAAAAAGAAAGAAACCTTAGCTGCTCGAGCTGAAAATATCAAGCAAAAACTCTTTTTAGGTGACGAGACAGAAGGTTTCCTTAACTATATCGACCAGGAATACCCTCAAACACTCTCAAATCGAGCCTTATCGTCCTTTAACAAGAATAAGGAGCGAGATTTAGCCATCATTGCACTCCTTCTTGCATCTGGTGTCCGTCTCTCTGAGGCAGTTAACCTAGATCTTCGAGATCTCAATCTTAAGATGATGGTGATTGACGTCACTCGAAAAGGTGGAAAACGAGACTCAGTCAATGTTGCTGCCTTTGCTAAGCCTTATTTAGAACAATATCTCGCTATTCGAGACAAACGTTATAAGACAGAAAAAACCGATACAGCCCTCTTCTTAACCTTGTATCGAGGGGTTCCAAACCGAATTGATGCTTCTAGTGTTGAAAAGATGGTGGCCAAGTATTCAGAAGACTTTAAAGTCCGCGTAACCCCCCACAAACTGCGCCATACTCTTGCAACCCGTCTCTATGATGCTACCAAATCCCAAGTTTTGGTCAGCCACCAGCTGGGACATGCTAGCACACAGGTAACGGACTTGTATACGCATATCGTTAATGACGAACAGAAAAATGCCTTGGATAGTTTATAA
- the pcfF gene encoding lantibiotic protection ABC transporter ATP-binding protein PcfF — MSKYILETNELTKVFGKQKAVNNVSLKIEENSVYGLLGPNGAGKSTTLKMITGMLHKTSGEIMFEGHEWSRNDLSDIGALIEMPPLYENLSARENLKVRTLLLGLPDARIDEVLEIVDLKNTGKKKSGQFSLGMKQRLGIAIALLNNPKLLILDEPTNGLDPLGIQELRDLIRNFPKKGITVILSSHILAEVEQTADHIGIIHDGELKYQNTINHNENLEELFMDVVKNGKRV, encoded by the coding sequence ATGAGCAAATATATTTTGGAAACAAATGAGCTAACAAAAGTTTTTGGAAAACAAAAAGCTGTAAATAATGTGTCATTAAAAATTGAGGAAAATTCAGTATATGGATTACTAGGACCTAATGGTGCAGGTAAATCTACGACATTAAAGATGATTACAGGTATGTTACACAAGACGTCAGGTGAAATTATGTTTGAAGGACATGAATGGAGTAGAAATGATTTATCAGATATTGGTGCTTTAATCGAGATGCCACCCTTATACGAAAATTTAAGTGCAAGAGAAAATCTAAAAGTTAGAACATTATTACTTGGATTGCCTGATGCAAGAATTGATGAAGTTTTAGAAATTGTAGATTTAAAAAATACCGGAAAAAAGAAAAGTGGTCAATTTTCTTTGGGGATGAAACAAAGATTAGGTATTGCAATTGCTTTATTAAATAATCCTAAACTATTGATACTAGATGAACCGACAAACGGATTAGATCCATTAGGAATTCAAGAATTACGAGATTTAATACGAAACTTTCCAAAAAAAGGAATAACAGTAATTCTATCTAGTCATATTTTAGCAGAAGTGGAACAAACAGCTGATCATATAGGAATTATACATGATGGAGAATTAAAATATCAAAACACAATTAATCATAATGAAAATTTAGAAGAACTTTTTATGGATGTTGTAAAGAATGGAAAGAGGGTGTAG
- a CDS encoding zinc-ribbon domain-containing protein, whose amino-acid sequence MSERYENDQCCPYCSFKKTVRGYNDLETTHPWLIKEWSTLNKQEMSSVKSNSTYNAWWKCPVCTGEYQQIIKEKFYRDNSCPYCRNQKVLKGFNDLATTQQSLMNEWDYVNNLLIARPTEITELSWWLCQENQDHRYKIQVRERMAYRKRNKKACSICKGHRRKQEHFVQFKKI is encoded by the coding sequence ATTTCTGAACGCTACGAAAACGACCAATGTTGTCCGTATTGTTCTTTTAAAAAAACTGTAAGGGGTTATAATGATCTAGAAACAACACATCCTTGGTTAATTAAAGAATGGTCTACATTAAATAAACAAGAAATGTCTTCAGTAAAATCTAATTCAACATATAACGCATGGTGGAAATGCCCTGTATGTACTGGAGAATATCAGCAAATCATTAAAGAAAAATTTTACAGAGATAATTCTTGTCCATATTGTAGAAATCAAAAAGTTTTAAAAGGATTTAACGACTTAGCAACAACTCAACAAAGTCTAATGAATGAGTGGGATTATGTAAATAACCTTCTAATAGCAAGGCCAACTGAAATCACAGAGTTGAGTTGGTGGTTATGTCAGGAAAACCAAGATCATCGTTATAAAATTCAAGTTAGAGAAAGAATGGCTTACAGAAAGCGAAATAAAAAGGCATGTTCGATTTGCAAAGGTCACAGAAGAAAGCAAGAACATTTTGTACAGTTTAAGAAGATATAA
- a CDS encoding putative bacteriocin export ABC transporter — protein sequence MITVEHLTKSFGQRTVFQDLSLQFTEGKVYALIGNSGCGKTTLLNILAKIEPYEEGNISYQGQELKQIKQHHFFKRELGYLFQNFGLLENETIATNLDLGLIGQKLTKKEKKQQEEEVLKKVGLAYLALDQKIYELSGGEAQRVALAKVILKDPPLILADELTAALDPETSQEVMDLLLMLKNQERIIIIATHNPVIWEKADEVVKLN from the coding sequence ATGATTACCGTAGAACATTTAACCAAATCATTTGGCCAACGAACGGTCTTTCAAGATTTGAGCTTGCAATTTACAGAAGGTAAGGTCTATGCTCTGATCGGAAATAGTGGGTGTGGTAAAACAACCTTGCTCAATATCTTGGCGAAGATAGAGCCTTATGAAGAAGGGAATATAAGCTATCAAGGGCAAGAACTGAAACAAATCAAACAGCATCACTTCTTTAAGCGTGAATTAGGTTATCTCTTTCAAAACTTTGGCCTGCTTGAAAACGAGACTATCGCTACAAATTTAGATTTGGGATTGATTGGGCAAAAATTAACGAAAAAAGAGAAGAAGCAGCAAGAGGAAGAAGTGCTCAAAAAAGTAGGATTGGCTTACCTTGCTCTGGATCAAAAGATTTATGAATTATCTGGGGGAGAGGCGCAACGTGTCGCATTAGCTAAAGTTATTTTAAAAGATCCACCTTTAATTTTGGCAGATGAACTAACTGCAGCACTGGATCCAGAAACCTCACAAGAGGTGATGGACTTGCTCTTAATGTTAAAGAATCAAGAGCGTATAATCATTATCGCAACCCATAATCCAGTAATTTGGGAAAAAGCTGACGAAGTGGTAAAACTCAACTAG
- a CDS encoding response regulator transcription factor — MARILAIDDELDMLTLIKNILIKGDHIVEIYQTTVDIDENSLGKYDLILLDVMMPEVDGISYCKNIRSKVDCPIIFLTAKAMETDIVDGLLSGGDDYITKPFGVGELLARVEAHLRREQREKHSSLNLGNIRFDLSSNQVFVKEEEIHLTKSEYQISKLLAKRKGQVFSREQIYEMIFGFDGIGDSSSISEHVKNIRAKFLKFGENPISTVWGIGYKWN, encoded by the coding sequence ATGGCAAGAATTCTTGCTATAGATGATGAATTAGATATGCTGACTCTAATCAAGAATATTTTAATAAAAGGAGATCATATTGTTGAAATTTACCAAACCACGGTAGATATTGATGAAAATAGTTTGGGGAAATATGACTTAATATTACTTGATGTAATGATGCCAGAGGTTGATGGAATCAGCTATTGTAAAAATATACGTAGTAAAGTGGATTGTCCGATTATCTTTTTAACTGCAAAAGCAATGGAAACGGATATAGTAGATGGCTTATTAAGTGGAGGAGATGACTATATTACCAAACCATTTGGTGTTGGTGAATTGTTAGCAAGGGTAGAAGCTCATCTGAGAAGAGAACAAAGAGAAAAACATTCGAGTTTAAACCTAGGGAATATAAGATTTGATTTATCCTCCAATCAAGTATTTGTGAAGGAGGAAGAAATTCATCTGACAAAGTCTGAATATCAAATTTCGAAGCTTTTAGCAAAGAGAAAGGGACAAGTTTTTTCAAGAGAACAAATATATGAAATGATTTTTGGATTTGATGGGATTGGTGATTCTTCTTCCATATCAGAACATGTAAAAAATATTAGAGCAAAGTTCTTAAAATTTGGTGAAAATCCAATTTCTACAGTTTGGGGGATTGGTTATAAATGGAATTAA
- a CDS encoding ABC transporter permease, with protein MLKLIKIELFKLFAGKKIFYVFGGFVCVISLLILYLRMVAPESSFGNVFKTSSDTFSIFALIVGVIVALVPFYQEIQQKTIKSLLVTPVKRVEILFSKLLASIFTSFLILVVLCLTSFIVTTLLFGFFKVGAYSSSADNMLTFTAGIVQIITTFFTTIFYSTTIICLFLITNSLSSTLVGVVLLRGLGELISRSLLDQNNLLLSFSPLGVLNILNPVSKNISIISYTIQLLLTVIYSIVIFYIDTKLFENKEF; from the coding sequence ATGCTTAAATTAATAAAGATTGAGTTGTTCAAATTATTTGCTGGGAAAAAGATTTTCTATGTTTTTGGAGGGTTTGTTTGTGTCATTTCTCTATTGATACTGTATCTAAGAATGGTTGCACCAGAATCTTCATTTGGAAATGTTTTTAAAACCTCCAGCGATACATTTTCGATATTTGCTTTGATAGTAGGAGTTATAGTAGCATTAGTACCGTTTTATCAAGAAATTCAGCAAAAAACAATTAAATCATTGTTAGTCACACCGGTTAAACGAGTAGAAATTTTGTTTTCAAAATTGTTAGCATCTATTTTTACCTCATTCTTAATTTTAGTTGTTTTATGTCTAACATCTTTTATAGTGACAACATTACTATTTGGATTTTTTAAAGTTGGAGCTTACTCTTCATCTGCAGATAATATGCTTACTTTTACGGCCGGAATAGTTCAAATTATTACAACGTTTTTTACGACTATTTTTTATAGTACTACAATTATTTGTTTATTTTTGATAACAAATTCTTTATCGAGTACCCTAGTTGGAGTTGTTTTGTTAAGAGGTTTAGGAGAACTGATTTCAAGAAGTTTATTAGACCAAAATAACTTGTTATTATCTTTTAGCCCATTAGGAGTATTGAATATTTTAAACCCTGTTTCAAAGAATATTTCGATAATTAGCTATACCATTCAACTACTTTTAACTGTTATTTATTCAATAGTAATTTTTTACATTGACACTAAACTATTTGAAAACAAAGAATTCTAA
- the pcfE gene encoding lantibiotic protection ABC transporter permease PcfE — translation MKNYIFAENLKHKHSFLLKILLIAPIIALLNAFVLMPSYFSTNAYNWWYVILMPATFALIPAMMHRKEERKLNYRAIFPLNIDLKKIWISKILTASIYLSITAILHMLGVFVFQFFIGEQLTGNYASTTLLFASVLLVITNIWQVPFCFFLAKKFGFIASIVVNAVLGLVLGILLADGSMWIYCPYSWGIRLMVPVMRILPNGIPTEVSNPMILNTSLLVPCILSICLFTLLTFITAKWFSKQEVK, via the coding sequence ATGAAAAATTATATTTTTGCAGAAAATTTGAAACATAAACATAGCTTTTTGTTGAAGATATTACTCATTGCCCCGATTATAGCTTTACTAAATGCATTTGTATTAATGCCATCATATTTTAGCACAAACGCATACAATTGGTGGTATGTGATTTTAATGCCGGCAACTTTCGCTTTAATACCTGCAATGATGCATAGAAAAGAAGAGAGAAAATTAAACTACCGAGCAATTTTTCCACTCAATATTGATTTAAAAAAGATATGGATTTCAAAAATATTAACAGCTTCAATTTATCTAAGTATAACTGCTATTTTGCATATGCTAGGAGTATTTGTTTTTCAATTTTTCATTGGAGAACAATTAACAGGAAACTATGCATCCACGACATTATTATTCGCAAGTGTATTATTGGTTATAACTAACATATGGCAAGTTCCATTTTGTTTTTTCCTGGCTAAAAAGTTTGGGTTTATAGCAAGCATTGTAGTAAATGCTGTATTAGGTCTTGTGTTAGGAATTTTGTTAGCTGACGGTTCTATGTGGATTTATTGCCCTTATTCTTGGGGGATTAGATTGATGGTACCCGTTATGCGTATTTTACCGAACGGTATCCCAACAGAAGTATCAAATCCAATGATTTTAAACACATCCTTACTTGTTCCTTGTATTTTATCAATATGTTTGTTTACATTATTGACTTTCATTACTGCAAAATGGTTTTCTAAGCAAGAGGTGAAGTAA
- a CDS encoding LA2681 family HEPN domain-containing protein — protein MLTNNPINHSVLKLSMDFDNAFKDKNIEEIHRLIEFGKNMENTIDDISKIHLFYSIGTAYGDIFELSDNLVFNIDTDCIVQQIYYFRKAIEILNNIDINPENNRFVHPLLCSLYTNYANLLDACGRKQLAIKMYCKCIQINPKFTMASGNLAICLHHYRNFLSDNEHLHFIKKIKNLIETSITVSDPNRVDNAEKQFIKLYEQYLDYKDLDECSCKTIDYNPNSQKYREWCWNNGLYLNPLNDLQADDINRYDDNLLLPSLLFQSDEDLNKYISMFNQIKQEYVYARYLCFDSIEIDSVHYADENVNLIDCLDYVQYSIRVEGLKAAFKTLYSLLDKVAMFINEYYSLKIETRQVNFHSIWRPNSDLNKCLNKNIGLSSIFWIEKDFDNGDNSLTANPNSKRLKIIRNYLEHRFTNITLNFFDGSDDNNETRLYLTEFELQEFALDLLNLVREVIFSLKNAIQISENEKQTSLSSEVALIPINYEEVDLEDKL, from the coding sequence ATGTTAACAAATAATCCAATTAATCATAGTGTACTTAAATTGTCAATGGATTTCGATAATGCTTTTAAAGATAAAAATATAGAGGAAATCCATAGACTAATAGAATTTGGAAAAAATATGGAAAATACTATTGATGATATTTCCAAAATTCATTTATTTTATTCTATTGGGACAGCATATGGTGATATATTTGAACTAAGTGATAACCTAGTATTCAACATAGATACCGATTGTATAGTTCAACAAATTTATTACTTTAGAAAAGCTATCGAAATTTTAAATAATATTGATATAAATCCTGAGAACAATAGATTTGTTCACCCATTATTATGTTCACTATACACCAATTACGCAAATCTATTAGATGCTTGTGGTAGAAAACAGTTAGCTATTAAGATGTATTGTAAATGTATACAAATCAATCCAAAATTCACAATGGCTAGTGGTAACTTGGCTATTTGTTTACATCATTATCGTAATTTTTTGAGTGATAACGAACACCTTCACTTTATTAAAAAAATTAAGAATTTAATAGAAACAAGCATAACTGTTTCAGATCCAAACAGAGTTGATAATGCAGAAAAGCAATTTATTAAACTTTACGAACAATATCTTGATTATAAAGATTTAGATGAATGTTCTTGTAAAACAATCGATTATAATCCTAATTCACAAAAGTATCGTGAATGGTGTTGGAACAACGGGCTGTATCTTAATCCACTTAATGACTTACAAGCTGACGATATAAATAGATATGATGACAATCTTTTACTACCAAGTTTATTATTTCAATCGGATGAAGATTTAAACAAATATATTTCTATGTTTAATCAAATTAAGCAAGAATATGTTTATGCGCGTTACCTCTGTTTTGATAGCATTGAGATTGATTCGGTTCATTATGCTGACGAGAATGTTAATCTTATTGATTGTCTAGACTACGTACAATACTCTATCAGAGTTGAAGGTTTAAAAGCTGCTTTTAAAACACTATATTCATTATTAGATAAAGTTGCAATGTTTATAAATGAATATTATTCTCTAAAAATTGAGACTAGACAAGTAAATTTTCATTCAATTTGGAGGCCTAATAGCGATTTAAATAAATGTTTGAATAAGAATATTGGTCTGTCATCTATATTTTGGATAGAGAAAGATTTTGATAATGGTGATAATTCTTTAACAGCTAATCCAAACTCAAAGCGATTGAAAATTATTAGAAATTATTTAGAGCACAGATTTACTAATATAACATTGAATTTTTTTGATGGAAGTGATGATAATAATGAAACTAGACTGTATCTAACTGAATTTGAACTTCAAGAGTTTGCATTAGATTTATTAAATCTTGTAAGAGAAGTTATTTTTTCACTCAAAAATGCCATTCAAATAAGTGAAAATGAAAAACAAACTAGTCTAAGCAGTGAAGTTGCTTTAATTCCGATAAATTATGAAGAAGTAGATTTGGAAGATAAATTATAG
- a CDS encoding ABC transporter ATP-binding protein: MALLQIIGLNKSYNKKKVIEDLSFELQSGEIMGLIGQNGSGKTTIFKTILGLVKKESGGIKINGKLIEGKSKGYLNTIGTIIEYPTFYESLTARQNLMLISSLYDEVNLSKEDLLNYLHLVGLDNSVDCKVSSFSLGMKQRLGLAQALIHQPTILLLDEPFNGLDPIGMKEFRDLLIELSKKGVGIVISSHSLEELSKLVDTVTIINQGKVIFQGKKTEFLSLGSIKNVWLLKTDNLELTKSILNNLNIVFTERIEQLELSLDIESMKEVKEKLLTELLRQDISIIYFSEKQNNFEDIFIKMQRDMEV, translated from the coding sequence ATGGCACTATTACAAATTATTGGTCTAAATAAATCGTATAACAAAAAGAAAGTAATTGAAGATTTGTCATTTGAGTTGCAGAGTGGCGAAATAATGGGACTCATTGGACAAAATGGCTCTGGGAAAACTACAATATTCAAAACGATTTTAGGTTTAGTAAAAAAAGAATCTGGTGGAATTAAAATCAATGGGAAACTAATTGAAGGGAAATCAAAGGGCTATTTGAATACTATTGGTACGATTATTGAATATCCTACATTTTATGAATCTTTAACAGCTAGACAGAATTTAATGCTTATTTCTAGTCTTTATGATGAAGTAAACTTATCAAAAGAAGATCTTTTAAACTATCTGCATTTAGTAGGTTTAGACAATAGTGTGGATTGTAAAGTATCTAGTTTTTCATTAGGTATGAAACAACGTTTGGGACTTGCTCAAGCCTTAATTCATCAGCCAACTATCTTATTATTAGATGAACCATTCAATGGACTAGATCCCATAGGAATGAAAGAATTTAGAGACTTGCTCATTGAATTGTCTAAAAAAGGAGTTGGGATTGTAATTTCGAGTCATTCATTGGAAGAATTAAGTAAGTTAGTGGATACAGTTACAATTATCAATCAAGGGAAAGTAATTTTCCAAGGGAAAAAGACAGAATTTTTATCACTTGGATCTATAAAGAACGTTTGGTTGTTGAAAACTGATAACTTAGAACTTACAAAGTCTATCTTAAATAACTTAAACATTGTTTTTACTGAGAGAATAGAGCAACTTGAGTTATCTTTAGATATAGAATCAATGAAAGAGGTAAAGGAGAAACTACTCACAGAGTTATTACGTCAGGATATCTCCATCATATATTTTTCTGAGAAACAAAATAATTTTGAAGATATTTTTATCAAAATGCAGAGAGATATGGAGGTTTGA